CCACCGTGCTCGCCAAAATGGTGGGCATGGGGAAGAACGCGGACGTTTGATAGAAGTTGTCTACGATGCGTAAGTCTTTGAATTTCACCTTATTGTCTCCTTATGCCTTTCTCCCTTGCATTATCGCACGCTTTCCTCGTTTTGTCAATGCGCGCTCACGCCAAAGCCTTTTCCACCGCCGCCGCCGTGGCACGGAGCCGAGCGACCGTTTCTTCGTCGAAGCGGTTTTCGATGGGGCTGTCCACGTCCAATACGCCGAATATCCCCCCGTCCTTGTGCAAGGGCACCACCATCTCGCTCTTCGTGGCGCAGTCGCAGGCGATATGCCCCGCGAAGGTGTGCACGTCCCCGACTACCGTTACGTCGTCCGCTTCCACCGCCGCCCAGCACACGCCGCGCCCGCGCTTTAACCTCACGCACGCGGGCTTGCCCTGGAATGGGCCCAATACCAGTTCGTTCCCGCGCAAAAAGTAAAATCCCACCCAGTTGATTTGGGGCACTTGGTCATAAATAAGTGCCGACGTATTGGCCAAATTCGCTACCACGTCGCTTTCTCCCGCCAACAGAGCGGCCGCTTGCGCAGGCAGTAATGCAAGGTTCATATTCGCGTTCATTCCGTTCCCTCCAAGGTGCAAATTGTCTCTCAAAACTTTACGAAGATATGGCAATATCCGTTCGG
The Clostridia bacterium genome window above contains:
- a CDS encoding GAF domain-containing protein; this encodes MNANMNLALLPAQAAALLAGESDVVANLANTSALIYDQVPQINWVGFYFLRGNELVLGPFQGKPACVRLKRGRGVCWAAVEADDVTVVGDVHTFAGHIACDCATKSEMVVPLHKDGGIFGVLDVDSPIENRFDEETVARLRATAAAVEKALA